The genomic region TGGTTTTTAAAGGTAATCGCCTGGACCCGCAGGTAGTTATTGCCAACCTTGATGGTCTTGGGTGATTTACCGAGTAGGTCCGGGTCCAATTTCAAGGTCAGGTGCTTAGTGACTACATTGCGGGCCCGGCTGTCATTACCGACCGTTTCATTAACAATCTGCTTTTGATTACTATCGTAGTATAGGTAGTTGCCCCGAAAATCATCGGGTACGGGCAGGCGGTCGTTATTGGCTGGCCGCTTGGGCTTAGCCGTGTTACCAGCCAGGAGACCGTTACGATCATAGTAGGCCACCGAATCATTTAGGACCCGGTCACTGTTTAAATAAATCGAGTGAGAATAGTTCCAGGTAATCACCCCGGCCAGGGTCAGGAAAATCAGCATGAAGCTGAAGGCTAACCAAACAAAGCCCTTAATCTGCTGATTTCGATTCACTATCTTTGGCATCGGGTACCTCAAGAATAAAGCCAATGTTACGTAACGTCTTAATCAGGTCGTTTTGGCCGACCGCCTCCAACTTACGGCGGAGGTTGTTTAGGTAAATGTTGACCACGTTGATGGTCGTGTCCGAGTCAATCCCCCAGACCCGATCAAAAATCTGGTCCCGGGTAACGATGATGTTCTTGTTTTGACCTAGGTAGGTCAAAATATCAAACTCCTTTCCGACCAACTTAACTGGCTGACCATGGACTTGCACGCCCCGGTTCTCCAGGTTAATCAAGACATCCCCGATGGTGATGGTGTTGTCTTCGGAGTATACCCCGGACCGGCGCAAGAGGGCCTTGACCCGTACCAGGAGTTCTTCCCGATGGAAGGGCTTGGTCAGGTAATCATCGGCACCGACGTTAAAGCCTTCGATTTTATCATCCAAGGAGGTCTTGGCCGTCAGAATTAAGACCGGCGTTTCGATGTGATTTTCCCGGATGTTTTTAATCAGTTCCAGGCCACTTTCACCCGGCAGCATTAGATCCGAAATAATCAGGTCATAGGGCACTTCCTGGGCTTCAAACTCACCATCCAGGCCGTCGGTGACCGTCTTAACATCCGCAAAATCCTGCAGAAAGCCGACAATGTTGTCAGCCAAATTAACGTCATCTTCAACTAGTAAAATTTTAATTGCTTTAGCCATCGTCCGCCCCGTCTTTCATCTCGTTCACATTATTCTAACCGGCCTAGATTAAGGAAACGTTAAACCAGGCGCTTCCCCATGTATTCCAGGCTGAGCCAGTCGCCATCATTGCCCTTGGCCACCTGGGGTAACTTGCCCCATGAAGAAAAGCCATACTTCAAGAGAAGGCCATTGCTGCGGGCATTTTCCGCAAAGACCAGGGCCACTAAGACCTCAATCCCCTGTTTTTTGGCGTAGTCCATCAAAAAGCTCAGCAGCTGGGAACCAATGCCGTGGCCACGGGCAGCCATGTCTAGGTAGTAAGAAACCTCGGCCGTCATCGCATAGGCCTTGCGGGTGTTAAAGGCACTGAGATAGCCATACCCAACCAGTTCGCCGTCTTGGTAAACCCCAAAGAGCGGGTACTTTTCCTGCCCCTGGTGTTCGTCAAACCAGGGCCGCCGCTCCGCTGGCGTTTGGGGCTTAAGGTCGGCGGTAATCTTACCGGCCTTAATTGATTCATTGTAGATAGCGGTCATCTTAGGTAGGTCTTGTACTGTTGCGGGTCGAATTTGAACTGTCATACTTACTCTCCTATTCCAATGCTAATCTTCATAGCGGTGCTGACCGCCATCATTTCTGACGAACCCGCCGAAAGGTGGGCAATCCGGTCACGCAGCCGACGCTTATCAATCGTACGAATCTGCTCGGTTAAGATAATCGAATCTTTCTTAGTCCCACCCAAATGGGCCGGCAGGGCCACATGGGTTGGTAAGTGGGGCTTAGTAATCCGGGAAGTAATCGCCACCACAATCGTGGTAGTGGAATTAGCATTGCCCACGTCATTTTGGACAATCAAGACCGGCCGGACGCCGCCCTGTTCCGAACCAAGACCCTGCTTTAAATCGGCGTAAAAAATGTCGCCGCGCAAAACCTGTAAATGGTTTCCAATCATGATATTCACCTATATATGTACATGTTGACCGCAGTCAACACCTGTTAAATTTTATGAACGGTAGTGCCGGGGTAGCCGGACACTGAAATTGGTCAGCACCTCGTGGGGAATCGTCTCTCCCTTGGCCGCCAGCTCCTCAATGGTAATGGCTTGATCGCCATCGCGACCCAACAGGGTCACCTCAGTACCAACTGGCAACGGTTCTTGGAGGGTAATCACAATCTGGTCCATGGTCACCCGGCCAATCACGTGTTCTGCGTGACCGTTGACCAGCACCCGCATGCCACCAAAACGGCGGATATAGCCGTCAGCGTAGCCAATCGGCAGGGTGGCTACCCACTGGGGTTTATCAGCCACGTAGGTCGCTCCGTAACTAACGCCATCGCCAGGTTGTAACTGGTGGACGCCACCAATCCGGGTGTGAAGGGCCATTGCCGGGCGCAGGTCCACGTCGGTTTTTAGGAGGGGGTCGCCGGGGTTATAGCCGTAAAGGACGGAACCAACCCGGATGGTGTCGGTGTCAATTTGGTCGGCGTGGTAGAGGGCCGAACCAGAATTAGCCTGGTGCCAATATTTCTTGGGAATGCCGGCCGCCGTGACCCAGTCAGCAAACCGTTTGCGCTGGCGGTCGTAGTATTCCTGGTTGGTGTCATCAGCGGTGGCATAGTGGGTAAAGACCCCACCGAGGCGGAAGTGTTCGTCATCCTCAATGCGCTGGTAAAGATCAGCTACGTCATCAGCTGAGGCGGCGCCAATCCGCCCCATCCCGGTGTTGACCGCCAGTTGGATGCCCAAACTAGGCCGGTCTGGACCAATCAGCTCGGCGGCCTTGGTCAGCCAGTCCAAATCGCCAACGGCCGGCATCAGTTGATAGTTAACCATGGTCACCGCATCTTCGACCGGCTGAACGCCTAGGAGGGTGATATTTACATCACTTTGGGGCAGAATTTGGCGGAGCTGCACGCCTTCACCAACCGTTGCCACCGCAAAGTCCTTAACCCCGATGGCTAACAGGGCCTTGGCAACTTGGCCAACCCCATGACCATAGGCGTTAGCCTTAACCACCGCAATTAACCGCTTAGCACCAGCGTGGGCCATCAAGACCTGGGCGTTGTGCTGAATGGCAGCTAAATCAACTGTTAACCAGCTTGGTCGCAAGTCCAAAATATCTTCATCAATCTCTATTCGATTACTCCCTGCCATGGGCGCACCCTCCTCCACAAGCGTTGCCACCAAGTCAAAGCCTCGATGATGACAACCGTATTTACAAAATCACCACTGTGGGTAATGGCCACCCGGGTCTGGTAGGGAAAATCCTTAACCGTAATCACGGGCCGGCCATTGCTGGCATTTAAGATTGAGACATCGTGCCAGTGAACCTGCTTACCGATGCCGTATCCGGTGGCTTTGGAAAAGGCTTCTTTAGCAGAAAAACGACCAGCTACAAACTCGTCGTACCGCTTGCCCCGGCGCTGGTTGGCGGCTGCCAACTCCGCTGGGGTTAAGATGGTGGTCAAAAAATCCGGCTGCCGTTCGATAGCGGTTTTCACCCGATTAATCGATTCCATATCGTTGCCAATTCCGATAATCATGGCTTTATTTTAACAAAAAAAAGCTAAACCAGCACTGTAATATAGCGGGTTTAGCCTTTTAAATTAGTTGTAACTCATCATCGACTGCTGAGATGGGTCCAGGTTTTGCCAGGACTGACTCAGGTAGTCATCATTCATTTGATAGTGGGTCTCCTGGTAAGGTGAAGACAGGAACGGCTTAATTGCCTGGTCGGCTGCGAGCCAACCACGCCAACCGATGTGGATGGTGTCTTGCATGAAGTAAGGGTCACCACCCTGCTTAGACAGGTCGGCAATGTTGTTGAAGCCCTGCGAAGTCAGCTGGTGCTTCATCTTTGCCACCGACTGCTGGTACATGTCCTGATTCAAACCAGTATAGTTCGACCAGCGTTCGTTGACCGGCGTAATGATGAACAAGACGTCAGTGTGCTCCTTAGCAAACTCCTGCAAGACCGCCTGGAAGTAGCTGTACTCAATTGACTGACGGTAATCAAAGTTCGTCTGAGCACCCTTCAAGTGCTGAAGGTTAGGTTGTACTCGCTGGGTATAGAAGGAGTTCTTAATCTGGAAGTTGTTATTACTGGTCTCCTTCTGGGCAGCCTTAACAGCCAAACGATCCAGCTCAGACTCGTTATAGGTGGCTGGCAACTTCTTACCCTGCTTAACTACGTCCTTGTTCCAGTTATTGGTACCGAGATAGTTCGTGAAGAGCTCATCTTCCCGTGAGAGAATCCGGTTCTGGAACTTAATGGCACCCAAATCAGCGGCAGACAATGAATGGCCGTCCTTAACCTCGTTTAACAGACGGGCATAAAAGTCATTGTTCTTGATTGGTTGCTGATTCAAGAGGGCCTGGGCCATAAACTTATCAGTGGCAGTTGGTTCCTTACCCATGTTCAAGAACCACTCCGTCAACTGCAGGGGTGAATAGAAGGTTGAGAAGGCCGCGTTGACCCCATCCTTAGTAAACCACTGCGGCGAAATGATAAAGACCGCCTTCTTGTGATCCAAGGCCGGCTGCATTTCCTGCATGCTCATGTAGTGAATCATCGCCTCAGTACCAGGCTTTCCCATGAGGAAGGGCTGGTAGTCCCGGTGGTACTTGGCCGCCAGAACGGAAGGGTGCATGTTGTCAAAGCGGGTCAGCTCACTGGAACCAAAGAAGGGAACGAATTTCTCCCCCTTGGCAAAGGCGGCCCGTTTAATGCCCTGGCCTTTAATAATGTCGTCGGAAAAAGAAACTGATGCTTCCCGCAGACCCTGCTGACTCATATGGTTGAGGGGGAAGGGCAGCAAAAATAAGAGGCCTATCAGACCGAAGGCCAAAATCACCGGCCCAAATATTTGCCATAATTTCTTTTTGTCTGTCATGACTTTTTTATCCAATCAATGATTTTACTTTGGCCACAATCTTGTTTGGCGTGTTCCACTCGTCCCGGTTAAATTCAGAAACGGGCGCCTGAATGTTGAACTTGTTTTCCAAATCCAAGAGGAGCTCAACCGTGGCCATTGAATCCAAGAGACCAGTGTCGAAAAGATCCTCGTCCATTTGATTGGACAAGTCCTCACCAGTAATGTTGTTTAACAACTGCAAAACTTCTGCTTGCACATCCATAATTATTTTCCTCCGTTAAAACTGTTTCTCAAACTAACTGTAGCACCATCAGCGGTGGAACCAGAAAGTATCTAGGAAACCTTCGAAAATCAGAAAGCTGACCATCACAACGTTGAAGGTTAGGAAGATTGCAAAGGCTTCCGTGAACTTGTTGTGAGGGACATTGTGCTTTTTCTTGTAACGCAACCAG from Leuconostocaceae bacterium ESL0723 harbors:
- a CDS encoding response regulator transcription factor translates to MAKAIKILLVEDDVNLADNIVGFLQDFADVKTVTDGLDGEFEAQEVPYDLIISDLMLPGESGLELIKNIRENHIETPVLILTAKTSLDDKIEGFNVGADDYLTKPFHREELLVRVKALLRRSGVYSEDNTITIGDVLINLENRGVQVHGQPVKLVGKEFDILTYLGQNKNIIVTRDQIFDRVWGIDSDTTINVVNIYLNNLRRKLEAVGQNDLIKTLRNIGFILEVPDAKDSESKSAD
- a CDS encoding GNAT family N-acetyltransferase; this translates as MTVQIRPATVQDLPKMTAIYNESIKAGKITADLKPQTPAERRPWFDEHQGQEKYPLFGVYQDGELVGYGYLSAFNTRKAYAMTAEVSYYLDMAARGHGIGSQLLSFLMDYAKKQGIEVLVALVFAENARSNGLLLKYGFSSWGKLPQVAKGNDGDWLSLEYMGKRLV
- a CDS encoding type II toxin-antitoxin system PemK/MazF family toxin — translated: MIGNHLQVLRGDIFYADLKQGLGSEQGGVRPVLIVQNDVGNANSTTTIVVAITSRITKPHLPTHVALPAHLGGTKKDSIILTEQIRTIDKRRLRDRIAHLSAGSSEMMAVSTAMKISIGIGE
- the alr gene encoding alanine racemase, producing MAGSNRIEIDEDILDLRPSWLTVDLAAIQHNAQVLMAHAGAKRLIAVVKANAYGHGVGQVAKALLAIGVKDFAVATVGEGVQLRQILPQSDVNITLLGVQPVEDAVTMVNYQLMPAVGDLDWLTKAAELIGPDRPSLGIQLAVNTGMGRIGAASADDVADLYQRIEDDEHFRLGGVFTHYATADDTNQEYYDRQRKRFADWVTAAGIPKKYWHQANSGSALYHADQIDTDTIRVGSVLYGYNPGDPLLKTDVDLRPAMALHTRIGGVHQLQPGDGVSYGATYVADKPQWVATLPIGYADGYIRRFGGMRVLVNGHAEHVIGRVTMDQIVITLQEPLPVGTEVTLLGRDGDQAITIEELAAKGETIPHEVLTNFSVRLPRHYRS
- the acpS gene encoding holo-ACP synthase; the encoded protein is MIIGIGNDMESINRVKTAIERQPDFLTTILTPAELAAANQRRGKRYDEFVAGRFSAKEAFSKATGYGIGKQVHWHDVSILNASNGRPVITVKDFPYQTRVAITHSGDFVNTVVIIEALTWWQRLWRRVRPWQGVIE
- the dltD gene encoding D-alanyl-lipoteichoic acid biosynthesis protein DltD → MTDKKKLWQIFGPVILAFGLIGLLFLLPFPLNHMSQQGLREASVSFSDDIIKGQGIKRAAFAKGEKFVPFFGSSELTRFDNMHPSVLAAKYHRDYQPFLMGKPGTEAMIHYMSMQEMQPALDHKKAVFIISPQWFTKDGVNAAFSTFYSPLQLTEWFLNMGKEPTATDKFMAQALLNQQPIKNNDFYARLLNEVKDGHSLSAADLGAIKFQNRILSREDELFTNYLGTNNWNKDVVKQGKKLPATYNESELDRLAVKAAQKETSNNNFQIKNSFYTQRVQPNLQHLKGAQTNFDYRQSIEYSYFQAVLQEFAKEHTDVLFIITPVNERWSNYTGLNQDMYQQSVAKMKHQLTSQGFNNIADLSKQGGDPYFMQDTIHIGWRGWLAADQAIKPFLSSPYQETHYQMNDDYLSQSWQNLDPSQQSMMSYN
- the dltC gene encoding D-alanine--poly(phosphoribitol) ligase subunit DltC, with product MDVQAEVLQLLNNITGEDLSNQMDEDLFDTGLLDSMATVELLLDLENKFNIQAPVSEFNRDEWNTPNKIVAKVKSLIG